In Spirochaetota bacterium, the DNA window GACATCGGAAAGAAGGCGTCCCTTTATCAGTTCGCTGAATGATTGATAATACCAGAAACAGGGCCGGCGGACAGCTACGCGCCAGGGAAATTTCTCTCCGGTCGACACGATATAAAAACCCATCTCCCCATTGGCTATTTCATACGAAGACCAGTACTCGCCGACGGGCAATACTACACCTTCGGTCATTATCTTGAAATGATCGATAAGCGACCCCATATCGGTATAGACATCGGCTTTCGGGGGAAGCCCGACCTTGTGTTCCGTGGTCATGACCGGACCGACGGGGAGATCGTTTATTGCCTGTTCAACGATGCGAAGCGATTCCCATATTTCGGCACAGCGCATGAGGAAGCGGTCATACGCGTCGCCGTTGACGCCGACGGGGATATCGAACGAGAAGCGTTCATAGCCGAGATAGGGTTTCGCTTTCCGGATATCATAATCGACACCGCATGCCCTGAGATTCGGGCCGGTGTATCCATATTCCACGGCACGGTCCCTGTCTATCGGTGCTACACCGATGGTCCGCTCCATGAATATCCTGTTCTTCGCAAGCAATGTCTCGAATTCCTTCTGCGTCTTCCGATGGGATCTGATGAGCGCTTTGATATCGGCGATAAAACCGTCATAAGCATCGCATTGCAGGCCGCCGATGCGTCCGAACGATGTCGTAAGCCGCGCGCCGACGAATTTCTCAAGCACCTGCATGAACTTTTCCCGCTCGCGGTACACCCAAGTGAAACCGGTGAGCGCGCCTACGTCCACGCCCATGACGCCGAGGAAAACGAAGTGGTCGGAAACGCGCGACATCTCATTTATGATGATGCGGAGATATTTCGCCCGTTCGGGTATCTCGATGCCGAGCGCCTTCTCGACCGCACAAAGCCAGGCGATATTGTTCATCGGTGACGAGACGTAGTTCATCCGATCGGTGCAGGTGAGGAATTGATTATAGGTGTATTTTTCCGCGAGTTTCTCGAACGATCGGTGCACATAGCCGATGATCTGTTCGCTCTTGACGACGCGTTCACCGTCCAGTTCGAGGATATTATGCATGACGCCGTGCGTCGCCGGATGCGACGGACCGAGGTTTATCTTTACATGCCCGGGGGCTGGTCTTTCTTTATTGATGACGTTTTGCATAGGGCGAAGCCGATTATATTCGATGGGCCTGTTTTGTCAACGACATGGGGAAAACAGTGTGTGACTTTCCATTGTAGTAACGCAGCGAAATAATTGCATGAGGCTGGAATCAGCAGCCAGACACGAATTACACTAATTTCCACGAATTATTCGTGGGTATCCGTGCAATTCGTGTCTATCCCTCTTAATTTGGCGTCAATCGATCAGAGCATTTCACCATCAAAAAAAACACTCGCGGGAAAACGAATATATTCCGGCGTCTTTGCGGTCGTATCATTTTTGGCCGCGCATCGCCTCGGTTATGACAGCCGCATTCCTTTGCATCACGGCTTCGTAATAGCCGGGGGAAGCGTTCTTTCCGCTCGCAACAGGATCGAGTATCAGTATCCGTGCATTCGCTTCTGCGGCAACGGCCCGTGCCACCGCGTCGGGATATTGCACTTCGGCGAATATGGTTCGGACGCCGTGCCGCCTGGCAAGCGCTGCTATCCCCATGATATGCTTCGCGGACGGGGATGTTCCCGGATCGAGCTCGACGACACCGACGACGGAAAGTCCGAGATCACGCGCGAAATAGGCGAATGCATCGTGGAATGTAATGATGTCGCGTGACGGCAGCGCGGCGAACGACGATCTCATCTCGGCGGCAAGCAGATCGAGCCGTTTCGCATACCTGTCGGCATTGGCGTAAAGGAGTGCGGCTTTCTCCGGATAGAGCACCGCAAGTGAGCGTCCCATCGCCCTCACCTGCCCCGCCGCAATACGCGGCGATACCCAGGTATGCGGATTATAGCCGCCCGCATGCCCTTCATGCGCATCGCCGTCATCACGGAGAAGCGTTACGTCTTTCGAAACATCGATGATGCGAAGCAGCGGATTGACGGCCTTCATCTTTTCCGGTGTGATGAAACTTTCCATTGTCCCGTTGATGATAACGGCTTTTGCAGTGGATAATCGCTCGACATCGCCGGGGGTAAGCGCATAATCATGCGGACAACCTAGTTCCGGCGGCAGGAGCAGCAAGGGCAATATATCGGTCCCTGCAGTAACGTTCAGCGCGAATATCTGCATGGGAAAGAACGATGTCAGGATATCGGCATGCGCGTTCCTTTTCATGTCGCAGGAACAGCATATGATGGCGAACGCAGCCGCAGCGATCTTTTTCACCATGCTGCCCTCCCTATGAGTGCTGATCATACCGTACGCCGCTGCGTGCGCATGATGAGCGCAGCCGCATACGCTATCGCAAAGATCATCGATAATATGATGATTATCGCCGGCCCGGTCGCGATATCCAGATAATAGGAAACGATAAGACCTGCTATCGATGCGGTCATCGATGCCATCATCCCGAACCAAACGGTAGAAACGATATTCCGTGCGATGAGCCGCGCTGCGGTCACCGGTATGATAAGGAGCGAGGTGATGAGCAGCATGCCGATAACTTTTATGCAGAGGGCGACCACCACCGCGGTGAGGAGCGAAAAGACCAGTTTGCTTATGGCGACGTTCGGATATCGTTTGACCGCGATATGCTCATTGAGCGAAAGGAGCGTGAGCCGATTGAACGTTGCCGTGATGAATGCGACGCAGACGGCACAGGCGACAGCGAGCATGAGAATGTCCGTCCCGGAAACGGTCAATATATCGCCGAAGAGATATTTCGTGAGATCACGCATGAATGTCTTGCGATAGCTCGCAACGGCAAGCCCGACAGCGATGCCGGCGCTCATGATGACGCTTATCACGCTGTCCGGCGCCAGGGGTGATGTCCGTTCTATCCGGATTATCATGAACGCAACGAGCACGGCGAATATCGCCGTCGCAATGACAGGGTCGACCATGAAAATGAAGCCGAGGGCTATGCCGGTGAACGCCGAATGCGATATCGCGTCGGCGAAGAACGCCATGCGGAACGCGGTAAGATGGACGCCGATAAGCGCGGTCATGGGTGAGACGAGTATGATCGCGAGGAACGCGTTCTTCATGAAGAGCGGCTTTATCCAGGTGAACGGAAGCATGCCGGCAATGCCGTACCAGATGTTCATGAGCGTGTCCATCAGTGCTCCTTGTGCTCATGGCGATGCGGATACAGCGCCGGCGTATTGAACAGGAGCCCGATCGACTCGGGATTCAGTGCATGCTCCGGTGTCCCTTCGCAGACAATGCCGTGATTGAGGCAGAGCACATGGTCGGAGCAGCGGCGCACGGTGGCGATATCATGCGATATCATGATTATCGTCATGCCGAAACGACGGTGTACGTTCGTGATCACCTCTTCGAACAGTTTCTCCCCGGCCATGTCGACACCCGCCACCGGCTCATCGAGGATGAGGATGTCGGGCTTTTGCGCAAGGCTTGCCGCGAGCATGATGCGTTCCAGCTCCCCGCCGGAGAGCGAGCGTATCTTCCTGTTCGCCTTTGTCGGGTCGAAACCGACGAGGGACAGATGTTCATCGACAACCGCTTTCAGTGTGCGTTCATATCCATAGAATACCGGTCTGGTTTGCAGGAGCACGGCAAAAAGATCGGAAACGGTCACCGTCGCATCGACGGGGAGATCGAGATTCTGCGGTGCATAGGCGAATCGTATCCTTTTTCGTTCTGTGTAGAAGGAGATCCGGCCTGTATACACGGTAAGCCCGAGTATCGCGAGGATAAGCGTCGTCTTACCCGCACCGTTGGGGCCGATGATGGAGGTTATCTTTCCCTTCGGCACTGTCGCCGAAAGTCCGGAGAACACTGTGACATCACGATAGCGTACCGTGCAGTTCTCTATCGTTATGGCATTCACAGCATGCTCCGATGGTTCGGTGCGCTTCTCATGCGTCACCGGTATTGCATGCAGCGCAAAGTCCGGAAAGCGAAAGTGCATGTGTGCGTACGGCGCATCCGCTCTCACGCTCGAACTTCGACAGCGAGTCCGAAACACTGCATCCGTCATAGGGGATGAATCGATGGCATGATGTGCAGTGAAAAAAATGCAGATGCGGCTCGCGGAGGGGGTAATAATATCGTACGATGCCTTCTTCAGAACAGTCGACGACGAATTCGGTTATGCGCCTCGTTTGCGCAAGGAAATACAGCGCACGGTATACGGTGGCAAGATCGACGTTCTTCAATGCGCGATGGACCAGCTCGGCGGTGATCGGTGCCCGTGATCGCTCCACGACCCGTAGAATGCTCTCGCGATGCGCGGTGAGCGGATTTTTTGCGGATGTTCTCATGTCTTCTATTATGCGAATGGTTTGCAGATAAAAGTATACGATTACGCCGGCATTTGTCAAGTGATTTTACCCACTGCCGACAATGTATCCATGATGCGCCGAATTACTGCATACCTTGTGATCACATGCCTGGCGATCAATCTTTTCCCTCATAATGTGTTCGAACATCTGGGGCAGCAGGGGGAGATATCGATAACCGTACATCAATCAACAAGTATCGATATCACCGAGGGTATACCGCGAACGTCATTCCAGATACGGACCGGTACGAATGCCTACATCGCGCTCATTACGGATGAGGCTTCATATTTCCTCGGTGAGAACACCGTGTTCAACTATGCGAAAGGAGTTCATCGCCTCGATGCCGGAATACTTATCATACGATCCGAGGGGAAAGCGGCACATGAGTTCCAATTCTCTGTAGATAAACGATATACCTATACGATACGCGGACGCAGTTTTATCCTGGTAAAAGGAACAAAATCGCATCTCGTGACGCTGCGTAATGGCGTCTATGTGAGCAAAAAAGGCGATCTCCCCCTTGACTACATTTTGGAAACCTATCAGCGTTCGAGCATGTCGGATGGGCTTACCATTCCGGAGTCGATCGATGCGCGAACGCATACGGTGCTTTCTGCCATGGAGATCATCCTCGAACAGAAACGAGCCGACTATCTCAGCAGGAACATACGCCGGTACACCTATACCATATTCAAAGGGACGCAGTACGAAACACCGGTATACCGTGTCGTCCATCGCACCCCGGGCACGAATGTATTCGTGATGGCACCCCATGCTGACGAGCGCGCGGCAAGTATCGTAGCCGCCGATATCGGGAATATCGTCATTCGCTCCGGCAGTATCACTACGATCCCCAGCCCGGTGGCGCCGGCGGCAAAGATCGGTGAACGATACGTTATCGAGGACCTTAACCGCAAATTCTACGATAGAAAGATACGCATGCTCGAGAATGAGATAGACAAGATAGCGATAAAATATCAGGACATGCTCAATGAATATCAGATACATCTTGTCCTCAATCTGCATGAGGGATTCGGCTGGCATATCGCCGACAAGGACAAGGAAAAGTACGGGCAGACCATTGTCTATGATTTCGAGCGTTTCACGCCGACGGTAGCGCGCGTGCTGGAGCATATCAACCGCCGCATCGAGGTGAGCGACCTGCAGTTCTCGCCCCTCCTGAAACCGATGCCCAATACGCTCACGTATTATGCCGCGCAGAAGAACATCGATGCCTACGGTATCGAGCTTCATCGCGATATCACCCTTGAGAAAAAGATCATCATGATGCGGGCCATCGTCGAGGAATTCCTCGAGGTATACGGGCTCTATTGATCCCAGCCGGCGCAAAAAAAAGTGTAAAGCAAATTCGCCGTTTCCCGACATTCATAACAGTACGCTTGTGGACTGTGCCCTCGCCACATACTCAGGGACGGAACATCGGCGTACGAATTATCCGGAACGGAAGCCGGATATGACCTACCACCAAGGAGGATGCTATGATCATCAACCACAACATGAGCGCCATAAACGCTCATCGCACGCTCAAGTTCCGCCAGACCGATCTGCAGAAGGATGTCGAGAAGCTCGGCTCCGGTATGCGTATCAATCGGGCGGGAGATGATGCGTCGGGCCTCGCCGTATCGGAAAAGATGCGCGCGCAGATCCGCGGACTCAGGCAGGCGGAACGGAACACCGAGGACGGTATTTCGTTCATACAGACGAGCGAGGGATACCTCGATTCGATCTCCGCAATACTGCACAGGCTCCGCGAGCTCGCCATCCAGTCCTCGAACGGTATCTACAGCGATGAAGATCGCATGCAGATACAGGTCGAGGTGTCGCAGCTCATCGACGAGATAGACCGCGTAGCGTCGCATGCAGAGTTCAATAAAATGAACATGCTGACCGGCCGCTTCGCCGCCTTCCAGGGGCAGAACACCCCGACCGCGTCGATATGGCTGCACATCGGCCCGAACATGGAACAGCGCGTGCGCTTGTACATCGGCACGATGAACTCGCAGGGACTCGGCCTCAAGAACGCTACGAACATGGCCGAAGCCGCGACATTCATCAGTGTGTCCACCCCGCAGAAGGCCAACGCGGTCATCGGCATGGTGGATGAAGCGATGAAGAAAGTGTTCAAACAGCGTGCGGACCTCGGGGCGTATCAGAACCGCCTTGAATTCACCGCACAAGGTTTGATGGTCGGATATGAGAACCTGCAGGCGTCGGAAAGCCGCATCCGTGATACGGATATGGCCGAGGTCATGGCGAACTTCACCAAGAACCAGATCCTCAATCAGGCGAACACTGCAATGCTTGCCCAGGCGAACACGCTCTCCCAGAACGTGCTCAGACTGCTGCAGTAACCGAAAGGACATCATATCGGGTAACGGACGCCTTCGGGCGTCCGTTTTTTTTGCAGTGCGGAACCGAGGGATACCAGTGCCCCTCGACTCCGCTCGGAGCACGCATGCTTAAGGCGCTTTCTTTAATCCGGTGACCGACCAATCTGCAGCATAATATCCGCTGCCGCTCCTGTATCGAGCATGGATCCTGTCGACAAGATCGCGGCGCCCCATCTTCTCATAGTGTTCGATGGTCTTGTCCAATCGCCCTCGCAGATGATACGGCCCGCCCTCTTCGATGACCTTCATGAACGGATCTTCCTTACGGTCGGCGCTCAACATCTGCTCATCGAGCCATTGCTGAAGCAGTGCAAGCCCCTCGTTCACTTTTTCAGGCATTGCCGCGGAAAGATCGTTCGTCTCATGCGGGTCATGTTTCCAATTGAACAGCATCAATTCCGGGTATTCGCGCACCGGATCGCGATACGTCCTGATGAGGATATGATCACCGAAGATGACGGCGCGCATCGAGCTCCACGCAGAGTTGCTGATGACAAGGTGATCCCTTCCCCGCTCTTTGCCGGCGATGAACGCATCCTTGAACCCGAGCGCATCCCATTTCGAAGGCACGTTCTTTCCGACCAATTCCACTATCGTTGCAGCGATATCGAATTGATAGTGAAAGCCATTATTGACGCCGGGCTGCACCCCTGGCCATTTCACTATCATCGGTACGCGATTGGTGATATAGTCAGCGGTCTGATGATCACCGTAGATATTGAGCTCGCCCTGGTTCTCGCCATGGTCGGAGGAGATGATGATCGCCGTTTCATCGTATATCCCCTGCGCTTTCAGTTCCTGTACGATACGTCCTACCGCTTCGTCGGCAAAACGAATGCCGACATCATAGCCGTCGACATGCTTCTTGAAATCGGCGGTGGTCTTTATCTCACGCGGTTCACGCGGGTACTTCTTATAGAAGTCCTCGCTTGCACCTTCCCGAAGATGGTTCGCGGCACAATGCTGACCGAATGTCATATTGTGAGTATCGATGATCTTCTGCGTCAGCCATGACGGCGGCGGATCATCCTTGAACGGATTATCGTAGTCCTCCGGTGTACGGTACGGAGTATGCGGGTCCCAGATGTTGAAATGCAGATACCAATTATCCTTTCCCTTGAGCGCATCGAGTTTCTCAAGTGCCGTATCGGTGACCTCGGTCTGGATCTCCATCCCTCCCTTGCCGCAATCGTATATCTCATTGAATCCCGCATAGAACCACCATGCATCGTGGCGTCCCGCGAATGAGCTGACGAGACAATTATAGAATCCTGCGGTCCTGAGTACCTGCACGAATTTTTTATACGGATAGG includes these proteins:
- a CDS encoding NADH-quinone oxidoreductase subunit D — protein: MQNVINKERPAPGHVKINLGPSHPATHGVMHNILELDGERVVKSEQIIGYVHRSFEKLAEKYTYNQFLTCTDRMNYVSSPMNNIAWLCAVEKALGIEIPERAKYLRIIINEMSRVSDHFVFLGVMGVDVGALTGFTWVYREREKFMQVLEKFVGARLTTSFGRIGGLQCDAYDGFIADIKALIRSHRKTQKEFETLLAKNRIFMERTIGVAPIDRDRAVEYGYTGPNLRACGVDYDIRKAKPYLGYERFSFDIPVGVNGDAYDRFLMRCAEIWESLRIVEQAINDLPVGPVMTTEHKVGLPPKADVYTDMGSLIDHFKIMTEGVVLPVGEYWSSYEIANGEMGFYIVSTGEKFPWRVAVRRPCFWYYQSFSELIKGRLLSDVVVAMSSLNVIVGELDG
- a CDS encoding metal ABC transporter substrate-binding protein, which encodes MVKKIAAAAFAIICCSCDMKRNAHADILTSFFPMQIFALNVTAGTDILPLLLLPPELGCPHDYALTPGDVERLSTAKAVIINGTMESFITPEKMKAVNPLLRIIDVSKDVTLLRDDGDAHEGHAGGYNPHTWVSPRIAAGQVRAMGRSLAVLYPEKAALLYANADRYAKRLDLLAAEMRSSFAALPSRDIITFHDAFAYFARDLGLSVVGVVELDPGTSPSAKHIMGIAALARRHGVRTIFAEVQYPDAVARAVAAEANARILILDPVASGKNASPGYYEAVMQRNAAVITEAMRGQK
- a CDS encoding metal ABC transporter permease; translated protein: MDTLMNIWYGIAGMLPFTWIKPLFMKNAFLAIILVSPMTALIGVHLTAFRMAFFADAISHSAFTGIALGFIFMVDPVIATAIFAVLVAFMIIRIERTSPLAPDSVISVIMSAGIAVGLAVASYRKTFMRDLTKYLFGDILTVSGTDILMLAVACAVCVAFITATFNRLTLLSLNEHIAVKRYPNVAISKLVFSLLTAVVVALCIKVIGMLLITSLLIIPVTAARLIARNIVSTVWFGMMASMTASIAGLIVSYYLDIATGPAIIIILSMIFAIAYAAALIMRTQRRTV
- a CDS encoding metal ABC transporter ATP-binding protein, whose product is MNAITIENCTVRYRDVTVFSGLSATVPKGKITSIIGPNGAGKTTLILAILGLTVYTGRISFYTERKRIRFAYAPQNLDLPVDATVTVSDLFAVLLQTRPVFYGYERTLKAVVDEHLSLVGFDPTKANRKIRSLSGGELERIMLAASLAQKPDILILDEPVAGVDMAGEKLFEEVITNVHRRFGMTIIMISHDIATVRRCSDHVLCLNHGIVCEGTPEHALNPESIGLLFNTPALYPHRHEHKEH
- a CDS encoding transcriptional repressor yields the protein MRTSAKNPLTAHRESILRVVERSRAPITAELVHRALKNVDLATVYRALYFLAQTRRITEFVVDCSEEGIVRYYYPLREPHLHFFHCTSCHRFIPYDGCSVSDSLSKFERESGCAVRTHALSLSGLCAACNTGDA
- a CDS encoding flagellin, with protein sequence MIINHNMSAINAHRTLKFRQTDLQKDVEKLGSGMRINRAGDDASGLAVSEKMRAQIRGLRQAERNTEDGISFIQTSEGYLDSISAILHRLRELAIQSSNGIYSDEDRMQIQVEVSQLIDEIDRVASHAEFNKMNMLTGRFAAFQGQNTPTASIWLHIGPNMEQRVRLYIGTMNSQGLGLKNATNMAEAATFISVSTPQKANAVIGMVDEAMKKVFKQRADLGAYQNRLEFTAQGLMVGYENLQASESRIRDTDMAEVMANFTKNQILNQANTAMLAQANTLSQNVLRLLQ
- a CDS encoding sulfatase; the protein is MRIIYIDIDTLRPDHLGCYGYERDTSPNIDSVAKDAVMFNSCFVPDAPCLPSRSALHHGRFGIHNGALCHGGTYADPYPEGITRSFSNTYPYKKFVQVLRTAGFYNCLVSSFAGRHDAWWFYAGFNEIYDCGKGGMEIQTEVTDTALEKLDALKGKDNWYLHFNIWDPHTPYRTPEDYDNPFKDDPPPSWLTQKIIDTHNMTFGQHCAANHLREGASEDFYKKYPREPREIKTTADFKKHVDGYDVGIRFADEAVGRIVQELKAQGIYDETAIIISSDHGENQGELNIYGDHQTADYITNRVPMIVKWPGVQPGVNNGFHYQFDIAATIVELVGKNVPSKWDALGFKDAFIAGKERGRDHLVISNSAWSSMRAVIFGDHILIRTYRDPVREYPELMLFNWKHDPHETNDLSAAMPEKVNEGLALLQQWLDEQMLSADRKEDPFMKVIEEGGPYHLRGRLDKTIEHYEKMGRRDLVDRIHARYRSGSGYYAADWSVTGLKKAP